CAAAGACCACGAGCAGCAAGATCGACCATCCGACGGTGTAGATCTCCGCATTCCGCAGCGCCCAGGTGTATTCCACGACCGAATCCGGTTTGGGCGGTAGCGATGTCGGGTTGCCGAAACCACTTCGCGCTGCGTGCGCCAAGCTGGATACCGGATTCCAGCCGGCGATCGTCTTCAGGACAGACGGCATGTTCTCGGCCGGCGCGAAGGTGCTCGCGATGAAGGTCAGCGGAAAGATCACGATGAACGAGGCGTTGTTGACGATCTCGGGAGTGCGGACCGCGAGCCCAACAAACGCCATGATCCAACTCACCGCGTAGGCGAACACCAACATCAAGGCGTACGCCACAACGGCGCCCGCAAAGTCTCGGATCCGCCACCCGACGAGCAGTCCGGTCATGGTCATGACAACCAGCACCAGCACGTTGGTCAGCAGATCCGAGAGCGTCCGTCCGAACAGGACGGCGCCAGGATGCATCGGCAACGTCCGGAATCGGTCGATGACTCCCTTCTGCATGTCTTCGGCCATCCCCCATCCGGTAAGGGTGGCGCCAAAGATGATGGTCTGAGCAAAGATGCCCGCCATCAAAAACTCGCGATAGTTTTCGTTGTTGCCGGGGCCGGCGAGGCTGCCGAACACGAAGCCGAACAGCAAAATGAACATGATCGGCTGCAAGGTGGTGAAGACCAGCAGGTCCGGCACCCGCTTGATCTTGATCAGATTGCGCCGGGCTGCGGTCAGGGTGTCCGACACCAGGGTGCTCATCAGGCCTCCTGCGACTGGTCGGTGGCGTCCTCGGTACGAGTGCCCGTCAGGGAAAGAAAAGCGTCGTCCAAGGTGGGTCGGCGGATGCCGATGTCCTGAACCACGATGTTGTGCTCATCGAGTGCCCGGACCGCAGCCAACAACGAGGTCGTTCCGCCGTCCACGGCAACGATGAGTGAGCGGGTGTGCTCCTCGACCTCGGGCTCACCGATGCCGACCCCGGCCAGCACACCGCTGGCCGAGCCGAGCTGACCAGCGTCTTCGATCGTGACGTGCAGACGCTCGCCCCCGACCTGCGCCTTCAACTGGTCGGCGGTTCCTTCGGCAATCACCGTGCCGTGATCGACCACCACGATGTTGTGCGCCAAGCGGTCGGCCTCTTCGAGGTACTGCGTCGTCAGCAGGACTGTGGTGCCCTCTCGGACCAGGTCAGCAATGACATCCCACATCTCGCCACGACTGCGCGGGTCAAGACCCGTCGTCGGCTCGTCCAAGAACACGACGGGCGGACGCGCGATCAGGGCCCCTGCCAGATCCAGCCGCCGACGCATCCCGCCGGAGTAGGTCTTGGCGGGCCGGCTCGCGGCGTCCTCTAGTCGAAACTGTGCCAAGAGTTCGTTGGCCCGCGAGCGCGCCTCGCCCGCTGAGAGGTGGTAGAAGCGCGCCACCATCTCGAGGTTTTCGAATCCGGTGAGGTATTCGTCCACGGCGGCGTACTGGCCGCTCACCCCGATCCGTTGCCGAACTTCATGGGGTTGCTCGACGACATCGAATCCTGCGACAGTCGCTCGCCCCGCGTCGGGACGGATCAGGGTCGTCAGCATGCGCACCGTGGTGGTCTTGCCCGCCCCGTTAGGACCCAACACCCCCAGCACGCTTCCCTGTGGCACCGTCAGCGATATTCCGTCGGCGGCTTTGACCTCGCCATAATGTTTGGCCAGCCCCTCGGCCGTTACCTGATCTGTCACAAGTCAGAGCATGCCACCCGGCACCGACAAGCATCGAACCGATTTTGCTCGGTCTAGGTGAACTGCTGGATTAACGCGACCACGGCGGCGATGGACGCATACGCCGCAATAGCCAGCATCGCGCCACCCAGGAACATGTAGGTCCGTCGTCCGCTAGCCCGGGCGTTCTTCAACACGACCCAGCCGCCCCCACCAAACGCGGCGATGAGGATGAAGATCCCGACGACTCCGAGCAGCACCCCAGCGAATTCACTCAACGACTTCCCTCCAGCGCCTGCTCGAGGTCAGCCAAGAGATCCTCGATGTCCTCGATACCTACCGACAGCCGAATCAGGTCGGCAGGCACCTCCAGCTCAGTTCCTGCGACGCTGGCGTGGGTCATCCGCCCGGGATGCTCGATCAAGGACTCGACTCCGCCGAGCGACTCACCAAGGGTCCACACGGTGGTGCGACCAACCAAGTCGACGGCGCGGTGCTCCCCACCTGCCACCTGGAAGGAGATCATGCCGCCGAATCGCTTCATCTGACGTGCCGCAAGGTCATGGCCCGGGTGCGAGTCCAATCCCGGGTAGTGAATGTGCGTGACATCCGAACGCTCGCGCAGGAAATCGACGACTCGCTCGGCGTTATTGCTGTGCTGCTCCATCCGCAACGCCAGCGTCTTGAGGCCGCGCAGCGTCAACCACGAGTCCATTGGGCCAGCGACCGCTCCCATCGAATTCTGATGGAAGCCAACCCGATCGGCCGCATCCGCAAACTCAGGCACCGCAATCTCCGGAGCGACGACCACCGCACCCCCGACAACATCCGAGTGACCTCCGCAGTACTTGGTCGTGGAGTGCACCACGATGTCGGCGCCCAGGTCGATGGGCTGCTGCAGGTAGGGCGACGCAAACGTGTTGTCCACGACCAGGAGCGCACCGGCATCGTGCGCAATGTCAGCGAGTGCCGCGATGTCGGCGACGTTGAGGAGCGGGTTGGTCGGTGTCTCGACCCAGATCATCTTGGTGACGCCTGGCCTGATCTCGCCGCGCACCGCGTCGGCCTGCGAAACCTTGGCGAGGCTGTGGTCAACACCCCACCGCTTCTGGACCTGGTTGATGAGCCGGTACGTCCCGCCATAGGCGTCCGTCGGCACCACCATGTGATCTCCCGGCTTAAGCAGCCCGCGCATCACGGCGTCCTCGCCCGCCAGACCGGACGCGAACGCGAACGCTTTGGCCCCGCCTTCGAGTTCGGCGATGCACTCCTCGAGGGCAGTCCGGGTCGGGTTGGCCGAGCGGGAGTATTCATACCCCTCGCGAAAGCCACCTACGCCATCCTGCTTGTAGGTCGAAGTCTGATAGATCGCCGGAACTACTGAGCCGGTGCGCGGGTCCGGATCTTGCCCTGCGTGGATCGCACGGGTGGCAAAACCAGGACGCTTATCGTCAGTCATGGGGAAAGGCTATGCGGAACCCTTGTCCGTCCCGCGCGGCCCCAGGAGCAAACTGGACACATGAGGCACCACACCGCACCGCACTCGGACGAACGGCGCGACAGGTGGGATCAGCGCTATGCCGAGCGCCGTCACCAGCATGTCGGCGCTCCCCGGGCCGCGCTTGAACACCTCATCGAGCCTATGGCCGCAGGACACGCCGTTGATCTGGGCGCTGGCAGCGGGAGGCACAGCGTGTGGCTGGCCTCGCTCGGCTGGCAGGTCACAGCCGTCGACTTTTCCCGCGTGGGCCTGGCCATCGGTCAGGATCAGGCCGTCGCCCAAGGGGTCGAGGTGGATTGGGTCGCCGCGGATGTCCGCACCTGGTCGCCACCATCGGCAGTCCTGTTCGACCTGGTGTTGGTGAGTGACCTCCACCTGAGCGGCGTCGACCTTGCTCGCACCATCGGATGGCTCAGACCCGGCGGCCACCTGGTCGTGATTGGGCGCGCGCTGCGCAACCTCACCGACGGCAACGGCGGGCCCGACGACCCCGCGCTGCTCTATACCGTCGCGGACCTGCGCGCTGCGTCTGAGGGTCTTGACGTGCTGCGTTGCGAGGAGATCGTTCGCAGGACCGACCGAGGCAATGTCTACGACGCGCTGCTCGTGGCACGTCGAGTTGAGCGGCTCGCGCCGACCCCAGCCATGCCGGAGTACGCCGAATTGGCCGCGGCGCTCCTGGATTCCAGCACTCTTGTGCGCGCGGTCGTGGGTGGCAGCATGCGAAACCAGCCCGAGCCGACGTACCACCGGGTCGAGTTGCGATATGTCGACCTCAAGGCGGGCCGACGCCTGCACGTCGAGGCGTTCGATGCCACCCAGGCTCATACCAGCAACTATGAACCGGAATCGGCCGCCGCAGAGGTCCAGCGCCTGCTGGCCGAGCCCTACGGGCATTGGCACGTGGAGACCACCTCCGGAACGATCGCCATCCGGGTCAACAAAAAGGGGCGCGCGGTCATCCAGCGCAGCAAGTCCGCTCCCCCAGCGCCGACAGAGCGGGCCCACGATCGCGCCAAAAACCGGTGGCTGAAAGAGTCAGATCCGGTGTTCGCGGCGCTCGGCGTCGCAACTCGCGATGGACAGATCAAGCCGACCCGGCGGGACAAGTTCACGCAGGTCCAAGACTTCCTCGCCAGCCTGGAACCCGTGCTCGACGCGGCGACCGCCGCTGCCGGGGATGGGCCGTTGCACGTGGTCGACCTCGGCTGTGGGAATGCCTACCTGA
The nucleotide sequence above comes from Demetria terragena DSM 11295. Encoded proteins:
- a CDS encoding methyltransferase, with amino-acid sequence MRHHTAPHSDERRDRWDQRYAERRHQHVGAPRAALEHLIEPMAAGHAVDLGAGSGRHSVWLASLGWQVTAVDFSRVGLAIGQDQAVAQGVEVDWVAADVRTWSPPSAVLFDLVLVSDLHLSGVDLARTIGWLRPGGHLVVIGRALRNLTDGNGGPDDPALLYTVADLRAASEGLDVLRCEEIVRRTDRGNVYDALLVARRVERLAPTPAMPEYAELAAALLDSSTLVRAVVGGSMRNQPEPTYHRVELRYVDLKAGRRLHVEAFDATQAHTSNYEPESAAAEVQRLLAEPYGHWHVETTSGTIAIRVNKKGRAVIQRSKSAPPAPTERAHDRAKNRWLKESDPVFAALGVATRDGQIKPTRRDKFTQVQDFLASLEPVLDAATAAAGDGPLHVVDLGCGNAYLTFAAYRYLTQVRGLTVRMTGVDSKAQSREHNSAVAESLGAASDFEFVEAFIGEAEIAAPPHLVMALHACDTATDDALAQAVRWSAPVLVTAPCCHHDIQRQLDSGDVPPAYRLVARHGILRERMADVLTDTFRAALLRQHGYRAEVMEFVDSKHTPRNALIRAVRTGAPASAQDRAAYQDLRDQWQVEPRLEVLLREHPSS
- a CDS encoding ABC transporter permease; this translates as MSTLVSDTLTAARRNLIKIKRVPDLLVFTTLQPIMFILLFGFVFGSLAGPGNNENYREFLMAGIFAQTIIFGATLTGWGMAEDMQKGVIDRFRTLPMHPGAVLFGRTLSDLLTNVLVLVVMTMTGLLVGWRIRDFAGAVVAYALMLVFAYAVSWIMAFVGLAVRTPEIVNNASFIVIFPLTFIASTFAPAENMPSVLKTIAGWNPVSSLAHAARSGFGNPTSLPPKPDSVVEYTWALRNAEIYTVGWSILLLVVFVPVAIRTYQRAVAR
- a CDS encoding daunorubicin resistance protein DrrA family ABC transporter ATP-binding protein — translated: MTDQVTAEGLAKHYGEVKAADGISLTVPQGSVLGVLGPNGAGKTTTVRMLTTLIRPDAGRATVAGFDVVEQPHEVRQRIGVSGQYAAVDEYLTGFENLEMVARFYHLSAGEARSRANELLAQFRLEDAASRPAKTYSGGMRRRLDLAGALIARPPVVFLDEPTTGLDPRSRGEMWDVIADLVREGTTVLLTTQYLEEADRLAHNIVVVDHGTVIAEGTADQLKAQVGGERLHVTIEDAGQLGSASGVLAGVGIGEPEVEEHTRSLIVAVDGGTTSLLAAVRALDEHNIVVQDIGIRRPTLDDAFLSLTGTRTEDATDQSQEA
- a CDS encoding cystathionine gamma-synthase — translated: MTDDKRPGFATRAIHAGQDPDPRTGSVVPAIYQTSTYKQDGVGGFREGYEYSRSANPTRTALEECIAELEGGAKAFAFASGLAGEDAVMRGLLKPGDHMVVPTDAYGGTYRLINQVQKRWGVDHSLAKVSQADAVRGEIRPGVTKMIWVETPTNPLLNVADIAALADIAHDAGALLVVDNTFASPYLQQPIDLGADIVVHSTTKYCGGHSDVVGGAVVVAPEIAVPEFADAADRVGFHQNSMGAVAGPMDSWLTLRGLKTLALRMEQHSNNAERVVDFLRERSDVTHIHYPGLDSHPGHDLAARQMKRFGGMISFQVAGGEHRAVDLVGRTTVWTLGESLGGVESLIEHPGRMTHASVAGTELEVPADLIRLSVGIEDIEDLLADLEQALEGSR